CGGCCCCGAAGCCGTCACCCAGCAATACGCCCAACCACTGGGGCGCCCCCAGGTTGGCCAGTAGCAGCTTAGTGCCGTCAATAAAAATAGCGCCGACCAGAATATCGAAAAAGTCGATAAAAACGGCCCCGAAGTTCACGGCAATGGTAAACATCAGGTACATCATAAACAGGAAGATAGGGACGCCCAGCCAGCGGTTAAGCACCAGCTTGTCGAGCGACGTGGTGAAATCAGAGCGAGTCTGCGACATGATGCTGACGCCATTGCTGAGCGTTTTAACGTTTTGATAGCGCTTAATGGTGTCTTCGTTGCTGAGATCCGGCCCTGTACCTGACTGTTTGCGTGTGGTGGCTTGCGTGGTTTGCAGATGATTATTGAGCGCGTCGGTCAGTAATGTCAGTCCTTCACCGGTTGAGCCCACCATAGCGATCACGGGCGTATCAAGGCGTTGTGCCAACAGCTCAAGGTTAAGCTCCTTGCCTTGCTGGCGCGCCACATCGGTCATGTTGGCGACCACAATGACGGGCGTACCCGTTTCCTGCATCTGTGTGGTCAGGACCAGGTTGCGTTCAAGGTTGGCACAGTCGACCACATTGATGATCAGATCGGCATCCTGGGCGCGAATATAGTCAATGGCGATTTGTTCATCCTGGCCCGGATCTATTTGTGCCATGCTGTACAGGCCCGGTAAGTCAATTAACTCAACCTGCTGGCCCTGTAATGTTAGTTCGCCGCTTTTGCGCTCGACAGTAACGCCGGGCCAGTTGCCGACCTTTTGTCTGGCACCCGTAAGACGGTTAAAGAGGGTAGTTTTACCACAGTTGGGATTACCAACGAGGGCGATTCTCACGTTATCTTACTCCTTGAATTTAGCGGCTTAGCTGGATAAAACGCGCATCTGTTTTACGGATACTGATATAGGTGTTGCCAACCTTGGTCTGGATTGGGCAGCCCAGCGGGGCGATGTTTAAGACAGAGATGGCCTCGCCGGGGATCAGGCCTAGTGCCATCACGCGGCTGATCAGGGCTGCATCCGGGTGTTCAATGCCTGCAATAATTGCAGTGTCGTTGGGTTTTAAATCTGCAAGTGTCATAGAGGTAATGCAAACCTTGATAAGAATTATTTATTATTAGAGCGCTATGGTACCGCAACTTAAATGTCATAAACAAGCTGGCGCAGCAAAAGAGGGGAGTTATTTTGATGATTGATAAAGTTATATATTTTAGTTAGTTACGTATTTTAAAGGAATGTCACCAGAGTGTGGTGGGGCGCTTCATATTGTTTGCACATTGTTTGCCATCTGTTTGCACATTGTCTCGCTAGGCTAATGATCACAGGCCTAATAGCAACGGAGACAGGCAATGGAATCAAAGCACACGATAAAACAACCCGGCGCACTAAATATACTGACCGCGATTATGACTGCCACGCTGCTTGGCGCATGCGGCTCTGGTGGTTCACAGACGCCAGCGGCCACCAGTCAGAACACTCAGTCAGTCGCTGCAGATGAGGCAAGCACGAGTCAGGAAAATGCGAGCCCTGATGGGGCTTCAGATAATGTTGACTCTGATACGCACAGCAGTGATGGTCACACCGCGCCTGACTCAGAAGGTGAAGACAAAAACGAGGGGGACGCTCAGACGGGACCTGACGAGGGCGACGGTGAGGGAACCCCGGATCAACACAGTACGCTACCTGGCTGG
The Pseudoalteromonas viridis DNA segment above includes these coding regions:
- a CDS encoding FeoA family protein — its product is MTLADLKPNDTAIIAGIEHPDAALISRVMALGLIPGEAISVLNIAPLGCPIQTKVGNTYISIRKTDARFIQLSR